A part of Streptomyces sp. DSM 40750 genomic DNA contains:
- a CDS encoding GNAT family N-acetyltransferase: MSTLNAQTIRTTRLDLLPLRVEHAEEMAAVLSDPALHTFIGGAPDTPQALRSRYRRMTAGSPDPFVSWLNWVIRLRDEACLTGTVQATISSDGHEPVAEIAWVVGTAWQGRGVATEASRALVDWLGRLPVRTVIAHIHPEHQASAAVATSAGLTPTDEWHEGEIRWRRSVGRHPH; encoded by the coding sequence ATGAGCACCCTCAACGCCCAGACCATCAGGACCACGCGCCTGGACCTGCTGCCCCTTCGCGTCGAGCACGCCGAGGAGATGGCCGCGGTGCTGTCCGATCCAGCCCTGCACACCTTCATCGGCGGCGCCCCGGACACGCCGCAAGCTCTGCGCTCGCGCTACCGGCGCATGACCGCAGGCTCTCCCGACCCGTTCGTCTCCTGGCTGAACTGGGTGATCCGGCTCCGTGACGAAGCCTGTCTGACGGGCACGGTCCAGGCGACGATCAGCTCCGACGGCCACGAGCCCGTTGCCGAGATCGCCTGGGTGGTGGGGACCGCGTGGCAGGGAAGGGGCGTTGCCACGGAAGCGTCCCGAGCGCTCGTCGACTGGCTCGGCCGACTGCCGGTGCGGACTGTCATCGCCCACATCCACCCCGAACACCAGGCATCCGCTGCCGTCGCCACCTCCGCCGGGCTCACGCCCACCGACGAGTGGCACGAGGGCGAGATCCGATGGCGCCGAAGCGTCGGGCGACACCCGCACTGA
- a CDS encoding glycoside hydrolase family 5 protein — translation MRPARSVLLVAALLLLGLVLIPGTAQAGPAAPAPLPAAMAPSAATPVAANGQLVVCGTKLCNQQGKTIQLRGMSTHGLQWYSQCVSNGSLNALATDWKADVLRISMYVQEGGYETDPRRFTDLVHSAIEQATARGMYAIVDWHMLDPGDPHQNLARAKTFFSEIAQRHRDKNNLLYEIANEPSGVSWSRIKSYAEQLIPVIRAKDPNTPILVGTRAWSSLGVSEGSNESEVVNNQVNAANIMYTFHFYAYSHRDEYLQTLARAADRIPVFVTEFGTQNYSGEGANDFTMSQRYLDLLAAKKISWVNWNFSDDERTGAVFKPGTCAGNGPWTGTSSLKPAGVWIRDRIRTTDDF, via the coding sequence ATGAGACCGGCACGATCCGTTCTGCTCGTCGCCGCGCTGCTCCTTCTCGGCCTTGTCCTGATCCCAGGAACCGCACAGGCCGGTCCCGCGGCCCCCGCTCCCCTCCCGGCGGCCATGGCCCCCTCGGCGGCCACACCGGTCGCCGCCAACGGACAACTCGTGGTCTGCGGCACCAAGCTCTGCAACCAGCAAGGAAAAACGATCCAGCTCCGAGGTATGAGCACCCACGGTCTGCAGTGGTACAGCCAGTGCGTCAGCAACGGCTCGCTCAACGCGCTCGCCACCGACTGGAAGGCGGACGTACTGCGCATCTCCATGTACGTCCAGGAGGGTGGCTACGAGACCGATCCGCGCCGCTTCACCGACCTGGTTCACTCCGCCATCGAGCAGGCCACGGCCCGCGGCATGTACGCCATCGTCGACTGGCACATGCTCGACCCCGGCGACCCGCACCAGAACCTCGCCCGCGCCAAGACCTTCTTCTCCGAGATCGCCCAGCGCCACCGTGACAAGAACAACCTGCTGTACGAGATCGCGAACGAGCCCAGCGGGGTGAGCTGGTCCCGTATCAAGAGCTACGCCGAGCAACTCATCCCCGTCATCAGGGCCAAGGACCCCAACACCCCGATCCTGGTCGGCACCCGCGCATGGTCCTCGCTCGGTGTCTCGGAGGGCTCGAACGAGTCCGAGGTGGTCAACAACCAGGTGAACGCGGCCAACATCATGTACACGTTCCACTTCTACGCGTACTCGCACCGGGACGAGTATCTCCAGACCCTCGCCCGCGCGGCCGACCGCATACCCGTCTTCGTCACCGAGTTCGGCACCCAGAACTACTCGGGTGAGGGCGCGAACGACTTCACCATGTCGCAGCGCTATCTCGATCTGCTGGCAGCCAAGAAGATCAGCTGGGTCAACTGGAACTTCTCCGACGACGAACGCACCGGCGCCGTGTTCAAGCCGGGGACCTGCGCCGGCAACGGTCCGTGGACCGGTACGTCCTCCCTCAAGCCCGCGGGTGTCTGGATCCGCGACCGCATCAGGACGACGGACGACTTCTGA